One segment of Bradyrhizobium sp. CB2312 DNA contains the following:
- the ligD gene encoding non-homologous end-joining DNA ligase has product MAFQRRRPAAIGVKAPLPGFVEPALASSIEKVPSGARWIHEIKFDGYRVQVHLANEAVTVFTRRGNDWTRRFKKVADDAWHIKAGSAIVDGEIVVPAADGSTDFAVLQNELKGGSNKIVLVAFDLLYLNGRDLRKEPLFRRKGELKRIIAGTDVQFSESFEIDGKAMFAHACKVGLEGVVSKVRDGAYASGRTNNWVKKTCVQRETLTIAGFALDDGKWDGIYLGRRRGEDLVYAGKVDHGFDKVSAADLQKRLKPLIRRTQPYSKRIARKGVWVEPKLLAEIEYRAKSAEGKVRHPFFKGLREDL; this is encoded by the coding sequence GTGGCGTTTCAGCGGCGTAGACCGGCGGCGATCGGCGTCAAGGCGCCCTTGCCAGGCTTCGTAGAACCGGCCTTGGCATCATCGATTGAGAAGGTGCCGTCCGGAGCGCGGTGGATTCATGAAATCAAGTTCGACGGGTACCGCGTCCAGGTCCATCTGGCGAACGAAGCCGTGACGGTCTTCACCCGGCGTGGCAACGACTGGACCCGCCGCTTCAAGAAGGTGGCCGACGACGCTTGGCACATCAAGGCGGGATCCGCCATCGTCGATGGCGAGATCGTGGTGCCGGCCGCGGACGGCTCGACCGACTTTGCGGTGCTGCAGAATGAACTCAAGGGCGGTTCGAACAAGATCGTGCTGGTGGCGTTTGATCTGCTGTATCTGAACGGCCGCGATCTCCGGAAGGAGCCGCTATTCCGCCGCAAGGGGGAGCTCAAGAGGATCATCGCGGGCACGGACGTGCAATTCAGCGAGAGTTTCGAGATCGACGGAAAGGCCATGTTCGCTCACGCCTGCAAGGTCGGTCTCGAGGGCGTGGTGTCGAAGGTCCGCGACGGCGCCTACGCGAGCGGCCGCACCAACAACTGGGTGAAGAAGACCTGCGTGCAGCGGGAGACGCTGACGATCGCCGGCTTCGCGCTCGATGACGGGAAATGGGACGGCATCTACCTCGGAAGGCGCAGAGGCGAGGATCTGGTCTACGCCGGCAAGGTCGATCACGGTTTCGACAAGGTCTCGGCGGCCGACCTGCAGAAGCGATTGAAGCCGCTGATCCGCAGGACGCAGCCCTATTCGAAGCGGATCGCGCGCAAGGGAGTCTGGGTTGAGCCCAAGCTCCTTGCCGAGATCGAGTACCGCGCCAAGTCGGCTGAAGGAAAGGTCCGGCACCCGTTCTTCAAGGGACTGCGCGAGGACCTCTGA
- a CDS encoding DUF3606 domain-containing protein, which yields MAAAKKKTARGRNQDRARVAKGQDYEVRYEAKKTGRSASAVKKAVKKVGNSRKRVEKRLGR from the coding sequence ATGGCCGCAGCGAAGAAGAAGACCGCGCGTGGACGCAATCAGGACCGCGCCCGGGTGGCCAAGGGACAGGACTATGAAGTCCGGTACGAAGCGAAGAAAACTGGTCGCTCGGCATCTGCCGTGAAGAAAGCTGTCAAGAAGGTCGGCAACAGCCGCAAGCGGGTCGAGAAACGTCTCGGCCGGTAA
- a CDS encoding 3'-5' exonuclease, which yields MLANPTYLEAMAAELARSPDYRILRRLVARPPYKPTVGQEVRTAILLDTETTGLDHAKDEIIELGMVKFDYVGDGLIVGVRDTFCAFNEPGAPLSSEVTALTGITDEMVAGHKFDDAAIEAFAEDAVIVIAHNSGFDRKFTERYWPVFEHKAWGCSMSEIDWRKHGFAGSQLGYLLTGAGFFHQAHRAVDDCHALLEVLAFELPTTGSPALALLLETARKPTLRIWAEQTAFELKDSLKRRGYHWNDGSDGRPKSWFIDVDETALDDEIAFLRTHIYMQDVEPTVQRLTAFTRFSGRI from the coding sequence ATGCTTGCGAACCCGACGTATCTGGAAGCGATGGCCGCGGAGCTGGCCCGGTCGCCCGACTACCGGATCCTGCGGCGCCTGGTAGCGAGACCACCATACAAGCCGACTGTCGGACAGGAGGTCCGGACCGCCATCCTGCTCGACACGGAAACGACGGGACTCGATCACGCGAAGGACGAGATCATTGAGCTCGGGATGGTCAAGTTTGACTACGTGGGGGACGGGCTGATCGTCGGCGTGCGCGACACGTTCTGCGCCTTCAACGAGCCGGGTGCGCCGCTTTCCTCGGAAGTGACGGCACTCACCGGCATCACTGACGAAATGGTCGCCGGACATAAATTCGACGATGCCGCCATCGAGGCCTTCGCCGAAGACGCCGTCATCGTCATCGCGCACAACAGCGGGTTCGACAGGAAATTCACAGAGCGCTACTGGCCCGTGTTCGAACACAAGGCCTGGGGCTGCAGCATGAGCGAGATAGACTGGCGCAAACACGGGTTCGCGGGCTCGCAGCTCGGCTATTTGCTGACCGGCGCCGGCTTCTTCCACCAGGCACACCGGGCGGTCGACGACTGCCACGCTTTGCTGGAGGTTCTCGCTTTCGAATTGCCGACAACGGGCTCGCCGGCGCTCGCCTTGCTGCTCGAGACCGCGCGCAAGCCGACACTTCGGATCTGGGCGGAGCAGACCGCTTTCGAGCTCAAGGACTCGCTGAAGCGGCGCGGCTATCATTGGAATGACGGCAGCGACGGTCGACCCAAGTCATGGTTCATCGACGTCGACGAGACCGCTCTCGACGACGAGATCGCGTTCCTGCGGACCCATATCTATATGCAGGACGTCGAGCCCACCGTGCAACGGCTGACCGCCTTCACAAGGTTCTCCGGCCGGATCTGA
- a CDS encoding zinc ribbon domain-containing protein, which produces MAVLFSSRKLCPTCGKPLAAVPDDVAVERQRYVCTHCDTDPMHDPAARRWADSPLRPPAK; this is translated from the coding sequence ATGGCTGTGCTGTTTTCGAGCCGGAAGCTGTGTCCGACCTGCGGCAAGCCGCTGGCGGCTGTCCCGGACGATGTAGCCGTGGAGCGGCAGCGCTACGTCTGCACGCACTGCGATACCGATCCGATGCACGATCCCGCCGCCCGCAGATGGGCCGACAGCCCACTCCGGCCACCGGCAAAGTAG
- a CDS encoding Ku protein, whose translation MAPRANWKGFLRLSLVTCPVALYPATSESEKISFNQLNRATGHRIKYLKVDADTGEEVPNEDIVKGYQLEKDQFIEVSKEELEEIALESTRTIEIDEFVDRTDIDPRYLIRPYYIRPDGKVGHDAFAVIRETIREMDKVAIGRVVLTNREHIIALEPMDKGLVGTLLRYPYEVRSEQEYFDEIQDVKVTKDMLDLAKHIVNQKAGRFDPEKFEDHYETALIDLINQKRAGKPITPKGKPAAGNVVDLMEALRRSVGKEAAPAKAANPAKKPKKTSAGQKEMLMSIEGKKPKEAAAKKPGARRKSA comes from the coding sequence ATGGCCCCGCGCGCCAACTGGAAAGGCTTTCTCCGGCTGTCCCTGGTCACCTGCCCGGTGGCGCTCTATCCAGCCACCTCGGAGAGCGAGAAAATCTCATTCAACCAGCTCAACCGGGCGACGGGCCACCGGATCAAGTACCTCAAGGTCGACGCCGACACGGGCGAGGAGGTGCCGAACGAGGACATCGTCAAGGGCTACCAGCTCGAAAAGGATCAGTTCATCGAGGTCTCGAAAGAGGAACTCGAGGAGATAGCTCTGGAGTCCACGCGCACCATCGAGATCGACGAATTCGTCGACAGGACCGACATCGATCCGCGCTACCTGATCCGCCCCTACTACATCCGGCCCGACGGCAAGGTCGGCCACGACGCGTTCGCGGTGATCCGCGAGACCATCCGCGAGATGGACAAGGTCGCGATCGGTCGAGTGGTGCTGACGAACCGGGAGCACATCATCGCGCTGGAGCCGATGGACAAGGGCTTGGTCGGCACGCTGCTCCGCTATCCCTACGAAGTCCGCAGCGAGCAGGAATACTTCGACGAGATCCAGGACGTGAAGGTCACCAAGGACATGCTGGATCTCGCCAAGCACATCGTGAACCAGAAGGCGGGGCGGTTCGATCCGGAGAAGTTCGAAGACCACTATGAGACCGCGCTGATCGATCTCATCAACCAGAAGCGCGCCGGCAAGCCCATCACGCCGAAGGGGAAGCCCGCCGCCGGTAATGTCGTCGATCTCATGGAGGCGCTGCGCCGATCCGTCGGCAAAGAAGCCGCGCCGGCGAAGGCCGCCAATCCGGCCAAGAAGCCGAAAAAGACGTCAGCCGGTCAGAAGGAAATGCTGATGTCGATCGAGGGAAAGAAGCCGAAGGAAGCGGCCGCGAAGAAGCCGGGAGCGCGGCGAAAGTCGGCGTAG
- a CDS encoding PIN domain-containing protein: MSTFVDSSVWFAAAYKRDRNNELAKSILLSVDRCTLTDHVLVQTSQLIKALFGTELANTFWERLRETDAVVEPVTASDLETARQMSEAYPGEELSLVDRTSFAVMQ; the protein is encoded by the coding sequence GTGAGCACGTTCGTTGACAGCTCAGTCTGGTTTGCAGCCGCGTACAAGCGCGACCGCAACAATGAGCTCGCCAAGTCCATCCTCCTCAGCGTCGATCGCTGCACGCTTACGGACCACGTGCTGGTTCAGACGTCGCAATTGATCAAGGCGCTGTTTGGCACCGAACTCGCGAATACCTTTTGGGAGCGCTTGCGGGAGACTGATGCAGTCGTTGAACCTGTCACGGCGAGCGACCTCGAAACGGCTAGGCAAATGTCGGAAGCGTACCCCGGTGAGGAGCTTTCCCTCGTCGACCGCACAAGCTTCGCGGTAATGCAATGA
- a CDS encoding DNA polymerase/3'-5' exonuclease PolX, with amino-acid sequence MAAADSRTVAKLLREYGQRTALRGGNPYRAKAYSRAADSLAALAVPLHVLIEEDRLTEIPGVGDAIADIITKLHRTGSHPSLEKLRKEIPEGVLELLTVPGLRPDKVLRLYKDLGISSLAELETAARQDRIKKAKGLGAALQAKILQNLAIAKSGEGHFHLHRAAALLEHGKVSLQNARPDLKHVTFAGDFRRGCELVADLALVAEAQSAEDGQTADAGGLRVHLTDRKHFGAALLHATGSAEHIAQLRMLAERKGMKLDTNGLRKGRRLISANERDIYDALGLPFIEPELREGRGEIERASKGKLPTLVTDQDLRGILHCHTDASDGTETIETMAKATLKRGFEYFGVADHSKSAHYAGGLSLEQIEEQHREADRLNKKFGKEFRILKGIESDILADGSLDYPDDVLESFDFVVASIHGRFKLDRKAQTERLLRAIADPHTTIIGHMTGRQLQRRPGYEIDVEKVLRSCAKHDVAVEINAHPWRLDLDWRWHQAALEFGCMMSINPDAHSIAELDHMHWGVEMARKGGVPADRVLNAMPLVDITRYLRQRRRPFARAA; translated from the coding sequence GTGGCCGCCGCTGATTCACGAACCGTGGCGAAGCTCTTACGAGAATACGGGCAGCGGACTGCGTTGCGCGGGGGCAATCCGTATCGGGCCAAGGCGTATTCCCGCGCTGCGGACAGTCTCGCTGCGCTCGCGGTCCCGCTCCACGTCTTGATCGAGGAGGATCGCCTGACCGAAATTCCTGGCGTGGGCGATGCTATCGCCGACATCATCACGAAGCTGCATCGGACAGGTAGCCATCCCAGTTTGGAGAAGCTACGCAAGGAAATTCCCGAGGGCGTTCTTGAACTATTGACTGTGCCGGGCTTGCGGCCGGACAAAGTGCTTCGGCTCTACAAGGATCTCGGGATATCTTCCCTTGCAGAGTTGGAAACCGCAGCCAGGCAGGATCGCATCAAGAAGGCCAAAGGATTGGGGGCGGCCCTGCAGGCCAAGATCCTGCAGAATCTTGCGATCGCGAAGAGCGGCGAAGGCCATTTTCATCTGCACCGCGCCGCCGCCCTGCTTGAACACGGCAAGGTATCGCTTCAGAACGCCCGGCCCGACTTGAAGCATGTTACCTTCGCCGGAGATTTTCGGCGGGGGTGCGAACTCGTCGCCGACCTCGCCCTGGTCGCCGAAGCTCAGTCCGCGGAGGACGGGCAGACTGCCGACGCAGGTGGCCTCAGGGTGCATCTCACAGACCGGAAGCATTTTGGCGCAGCACTGCTGCACGCCACGGGTTCGGCCGAGCATATCGCGCAGCTCCGGATGCTCGCCGAACGGAAGGGCATGAAGCTCGATACCAACGGCCTCCGGAAGGGCCGCCGCCTGATCTCCGCTAACGAACGGGACATCTACGATGCGCTCGGGCTTCCCTTTATCGAGCCCGAATTGCGCGAGGGACGGGGCGAGATTGAGCGTGCTTCGAAGGGAAAGCTGCCGACCCTCGTCACAGACCAGGACCTGCGCGGAATCCTGCATTGCCACACGGACGCCTCCGACGGGACCGAGACCATCGAGACCATGGCAAAAGCCACGCTGAAGCGCGGCTTCGAATATTTCGGCGTAGCCGATCACTCGAAGTCGGCGCACTACGCCGGAGGCCTTTCACTGGAGCAGATCGAGGAGCAGCATCGGGAAGCCGACCGGCTCAACAAGAAGTTTGGCAAGGAGTTCCGGATCCTGAAAGGGATCGAATCTGACATCCTGGCAGACGGATCGCTCGACTATCCTGACGACGTCTTGGAAAGCTTCGACTTCGTGGTCGCCAGCATCCATGGGCGTTTCAAGCTGGACAGGAAAGCCCAGACCGAACGCTTGCTCCGCGCCATCGCAGATCCCCACACCACTATCATCGGCCATATGACTGGCCGGCAGCTCCAGCGCCGGCCCGGGTACGAGATCGACGTCGAAAAAGTGCTTCGCTCCTGCGCCAAGCACGACGTCGCGGTCGAGATCAACGCCCATCCATGGCGGCTCGATCTGGACTGGCGCTGGCATCAGGCGGCACTCGAATTCGGCTGCATGATGAGCATCAATCCCGACGCACACTCAATTGCTGAGCTCGACCACATGCATTGGGGTGTCGAGATGGCGCGTAAAGGCGGCGTGCCGGCGGACCGGGTGCTGAATGCCATGCCGCTAGTGGACATCACGCGATACCTACGCCAGCGACGGCGCCCCTTTGCACGTGCAGCCTGA
- a CDS encoding EAL domain-containing protein: MGLLSRTGSAFSIGSTTDPLGRSLLVEQFCVLRKQVPVLYAVLLVDSISVGLVLPTTVSPWLRFALPTALLAVCLVRLIQWLRLSGADFTPEEAFRQLARTRLVAVLLNAGFVLWILALFGVVDPELRAPVALLVFMGCVGTAYCLGSFPPASLLTMLIAGAPIATVLLISGDGMMISLGINLLLLLVLLGRMINTNFRSFVQLVQTHGRLAEEGERAKAAEQTATAFAERFDTALNNMSHGLCFFDEDQRLIVCNRQYLEIYDLDPEMVRPGMRLNDIVDLRYAAGSAPKMSKQDYLVWRNSAPVIAQQSDTTVELTNGRIVRIRHRPMEGNGWVATHEDITERHRTEAALADAKSAAERAEAAARAAHTHLTDALDVVPEGLAVFDKDDRLVLWNRQYAEFYAASEEALAAGTPFESILRVGLARRQYPEAAGREEEWLAERMARHTLPRHTHEQHLAGDRWIRVEERRTADGGSIGVRIDITDLKRREASFRLLFEENPLPMWVADSKTRQLIAVNGAMCRHYGYRREELLIMTEQQLRCGGPDDGSERDFELHRTACGDVIQVAIESRPLVYDERAAHVSVAFDVTERNRTQEKIGYLACHDALTELPNRTAFDRHLVNAIDRALVTGSGFAVLCIDLDHFKEINDQFGHAIGDAVLREASRRLQEAAQGSYVARIGGDEFIGITDQLPLPASAELLATRMRAAFEYPIEVEGHALSVDLCIGVAAFPRDAQDAVSLLANADAALYRAKHEGRGAIRLFTSAMDQQLRERRALEHDLRFAVERGELILEYQPQQHRDGHVTGYEALVRWRHPVRGIVPPGEFIPVAERSGSIAQIDDWVLMEACKEAASWDQPLRVAVNVSAAQFRRDNLDVQVRKALRESGLPPSRLELEITESVFIDDIARAGKAIQALKNLGISIALDDFGTGYSSLSYIEAFPLDRIKIDRSFVARLGQSARSLAIVRAVIGLAHGLGVPVLAEGIETEAQMSLLLQQRCDEMQGYLIGRPGALAGTNTGKALRPRVVS; this comes from the coding sequence ATGGGCCTACTCTCGCGAACGGGCAGCGCGTTTTCGATCGGCAGCACGACCGACCCGCTCGGTCGTTCGCTGCTCGTCGAGCAATTCTGTGTGCTGCGCAAGCAGGTGCCGGTTCTTTACGCCGTCTTGCTCGTCGACAGTATCAGTGTAGGACTGGTGCTCCCGACCACGGTGTCGCCGTGGCTCCGATTTGCGCTGCCCACAGCGCTGCTCGCGGTGTGTCTCGTTCGGCTGATCCAATGGCTGCGCTTGAGCGGCGCCGATTTCACGCCGGAGGAAGCGTTCCGTCAGCTCGCCAGAACCCGCCTCGTGGCGGTCCTGCTCAATGCCGGGTTCGTGCTCTGGATTCTGGCGCTGTTCGGGGTCGTTGACCCTGAGCTCCGCGCGCCGGTGGCGCTGCTCGTCTTCATGGGCTGCGTCGGCACCGCGTATTGCCTCGGTAGTTTTCCGCCGGCATCCCTGCTGACGATGCTGATCGCCGGCGCCCCGATCGCAACGGTGCTGTTGATTTCCGGAGACGGGATGATGATCTCACTCGGGATCAATCTGCTGCTCCTGCTCGTTCTGCTCGGACGGATGATCAACACCAACTTCCGGTCGTTCGTCCAACTGGTCCAGACCCACGGCAGGCTGGCGGAAGAGGGCGAGCGGGCGAAGGCCGCGGAGCAGACCGCGACCGCCTTCGCCGAGCGCTTCGACACGGCGCTCAACAACATGTCGCACGGCCTTTGCTTCTTCGACGAGGATCAGCGCCTGATCGTCTGCAATCGCCAGTATCTCGAGATCTACGATCTCGATCCTGAAATGGTCCGGCCGGGCATGAGGCTGAACGATATCGTGGACCTTCGCTACGCGGCTGGCAGCGCTCCGAAGATGTCCAAGCAGGACTATCTGGTCTGGCGCAACAGCGCTCCGGTAATCGCTCAGCAATCCGACACCACGGTCGAGCTGACCAACGGGCGCATCGTCCGCATCCGGCATCGCCCTATGGAAGGCAACGGCTGGGTAGCGACCCACGAGGACATCACGGAGCGTCACCGGACCGAGGCCGCGCTCGCCGATGCGAAGTCCGCCGCCGAGCGGGCCGAAGCGGCCGCACGCGCCGCTCACACCCATCTCACCGACGCCCTGGACGTCGTCCCCGAAGGACTCGCCGTCTTCGACAAGGATGATCGGCTGGTGCTTTGGAACCGGCAGTACGCGGAGTTCTACGCGGCGAGCGAGGAGGCTCTTGCGGCAGGGACGCCTTTCGAAAGCATTCTGCGGGTCGGGCTCGCACGACGACAGTACCCCGAAGCGGCGGGTCGGGAGGAGGAATGGCTCGCCGAGCGCATGGCGCGCCACACGCTGCCCCGGCACACCCACGAGCAGCATCTGGCCGGCGACCGCTGGATCCGTGTCGAGGAGAGACGGACCGCCGATGGCGGCAGCATCGGTGTCAGGATCGACATTACGGACTTGAAGCGGCGCGAGGCGTCCTTCCGGCTTCTCTTCGAAGAGAACCCGCTCCCGATGTGGGTGGCGGACTCGAAAACTCGGCAACTGATCGCCGTGAACGGCGCCATGTGCCGACATTACGGGTACCGGCGCGAGGAGCTCCTCATCATGACGGAGCAGCAGCTCCGGTGCGGAGGGCCAGACGACGGGTCGGAACGCGATTTCGAGTTGCACAGAACCGCTTGTGGCGACGTGATTCAGGTCGCGATCGAGTCCCGGCCGCTCGTCTACGACGAGCGCGCCGCCCACGTCAGCGTCGCTTTCGACGTCACAGAGCGCAACCGAACCCAGGAGAAGATCGGCTATCTCGCCTGCCACGACGCGCTGACCGAATTGCCGAACAGGACGGCGTTCGATCGGCATCTGGTCAATGCGATCGACCGGGCACTTGTCACCGGCAGCGGCTTCGCCGTCCTCTGCATCGATCTCGATCATTTCAAGGAGATCAACGACCAGTTCGGCCACGCAATCGGCGATGCCGTGCTGCGGGAAGCCTCGCGCCGCCTGCAGGAGGCCGCGCAGGGTTCATACGTGGCGCGAATAGGGGGCGACGAGTTCATCGGTATCACCGACCAGTTGCCATTGCCGGCGAGCGCGGAACTGCTTGCCACCAGGATGCGCGCCGCCTTCGAATATCCGATTGAGGTCGAGGGTCACGCCCTGAGTGTCGATCTCTGCATTGGCGTGGCCGCATTCCCAAGAGACGCGCAGGATGCGGTCTCGCTGCTGGCGAATGCCGATGCTGCCCTCTACCGAGCCAAGCATGAGGGCAGGGGCGCGATCCGCCTGTTCACGAGCGCAATGGATCAGCAGCTTCGCGAGCGCCGCGCGCTCGAGCACGACCTGCGGTTCGCAGTGGAGCGCGGCGAGCTCATTCTGGAGTACCAGCCGCAACAGCATCGGGATGGACACGTCACGGGATATGAGGCGCTCGTTCGCTGGCGACATCCGGTTCGCGGCATCGTCCCACCCGGGGAGTTCATCCCCGTGGCGGAGCGGAGCGGCTCGATCGCGCAGATCGACGACTGGGTCTTGATGGAAGCGTGCAAGGAAGCTGCCTCATGGGATCAGCCCCTCAGGGTGGCGGTCAACGTCTCGGCAGCACAGTTCCGCCGCGACAACCTGGATGTGCAGGTCCGCAAGGCCCTACGAGAGAGCGGGCTTCCGCCTTCCCGGCTGGAGCTTGAGATCACCGAAAGTGTCTTTATCGATGACATTGCGCGCGCCGGGAAGGCGATACAGGCGCTCAAAAATCTTGGCATCTCAATCGCGCTGGACGATTTCGGAACGGGCTATTCCTCCTTGTCATACATCGAGGCCTTTCCTCTGGACCGGATCAAGATCGATCGGTCCTTCGTCGCTCGCCTCGGGCAGAGCGCGCGGTCGCTCGCGATCGTGCGGGCCGTCATCGGCCTCGCCCATGGGCTCGGCGTGCCGGTGCTTGCGGAGGGGATCGAGACGGAGGCTCAGATGTCGCTTCTCCTGCAGCAGCGATGCGATGAGATGCAAGGGTATCTGATCGGCCGGCCTGGAGCCTTGGCCGGCACCAACACAGGCAAGGCGCTCCGGCCCCGAGTGGTCTCTTGA
- a CDS encoding response regulator — protein MSVLLVEDDPLIREFVVQALRDAGYHVIHASTGEEALEWCKRHIADVLVTDVRLPGKLDGRQVAECCRDSDPELPVIYATGYSPTSPHPVPGSRILRKPFHPDEIVRMVKDLGGDRRMQPD, from the coding sequence GTGAGCGTACTTCTCGTAGAGGACGATCCCCTGATCCGTGAATTTGTCGTCCAAGCGCTGCGCGATGCAGGCTATCACGTGATCCACGCAAGCACCGGTGAGGAGGCGTTGGAGTGGTGCAAGCGCCACATCGCAGACGTGTTGGTCACCGACGTCAGGCTGCCCGGAAAGCTCGACGGCCGGCAGGTCGCGGAATGCTGCCGCGATAGCGATCCGGAACTGCCCGTCATCTACGCCACGGGCTACTCGCCCACGTCACCACATCCCGTGCCGGGCAGCCGCATCCTCAGGAAGCCCTTCCATCCCGACGAGATCGTCCGAATGGTAAAGGATCTCGGAGGCGACCGGCGCATGCAGCCCGACTAG